The Leptospira stimsonii genome includes the window GACCTCTCTTGGAAAGCCGTCCTCTGTGGGAACTCCCGCCTTTCAAAAACTCTCTGAAAGATTCGAAAATAGTGAGGAGTTCCCGCGTTTTCCCTTTTACCAAGAAGGTCTACTTTCCCGATTCACAATACGTTCTACTTCCTGGAAAGAAGATTGTCTAATATATAAGATATTATTCTGTTATATGGAATTAAAATCTTGATTCTTCTCTTCTAAGTTGATAAGCAAAAGGAAAAGGAGAAATAGGAATGGCAAAAGAACTGTTTTACAGTGATGCGAAGTGGTCCGGGGAAGGAGTGAAAATCCTTTTAGAATCCCGTGGTCATCGTTGGGTTGTGGACGAACCAGAAAGTCTCGGGGGAAAGGATGAGGCGGCGAATCCGGTGGAGTATGTTTTGGGCGGACTTGCGAGTTGTCTTGGGGTTTTGATCTCCGCGTTTTCACCTGCCTTTCAGGTGGAACTCAAGGACTTTCGAGTCCATGTGGAAGGAGATCTGGATCCGGACGGATTCTTAGGAAAAGCGCCGGTTCGAACGGGCTTTCAGGAAATTCGATATTCGATTGAAGTGGAAAGCGATTCTCCACGGGAAAATCAAGATCGTCTTCTCGAACACATTCAGAAGATTTGCCCCGTGAAGGATACGCTCCAAGGAGTTTCTGTTCTTCCTTTGGAAGGAGTGAGTGCACTCTGATTCAAAATCGGAAAAAAGGTCTCAAACGGTTTGGCTTGGAAGAATTTCTTTCCTTCGAAATTTTTAGACAAACCCTTTGGGACTTTCCATTTTCGAATTCTTCCACAACTCCCACTTTTGATTTTATTTTGAAATGGTGGAACTCCCTCGAATCCGCTTTACTTTTCCAGCTTCTCTCTGAATCCTGATTCTACTTTATTGAAAAGACGAAGGGCAACGTAGTCTCTTTCCCGGGTTGGAAAGAATTTTGTCTTTCGTCAGAAAATAAATCTCTCAAGACACGATGCTCTTTAACTCAATTCACTTTCTTATATTCTATCCGATCGTAGCGATCTCTTACTTTTTACTTCCCTTTCGTTTTCGGTGGATTCTTTTCCTCCTTGCGAGTTGTTATTTTTATATGGCCTTCATACCGGCCTACATTCTTATCCTCGCGTTTACGATCGTCTTGGATTATTATCTCGCGATCTGGATCGAGAATGCGAACGGATCAAAAAGAAGAACTTTCCTTATTTTGAGTCTCTCATCGAACATAGGAATTCTTATCTTTTTTAAATACTTCAACTTCCTTCTGGATAATACCGGAATTCTTTATAAATTTCTTTTTTCCTCGGAGATGCCGATTTCGCCTTTGGAAATCATTCTCCCGATCGGACTTTCGTTCCATACGTTTCAATCGATGGGTTATATCGTGGAAGTCTATCAGGGAAAGATCAAAGCGGAAAGACATCTCGGATACTATTGGGTTTATGTGATGTTCTTTCCCCAATTGGTCGCCGGTCCGATCGAAAGGGCGCATCACCTGATGACTCAGTTTCATCAGGAACACAAACTTCTCTTTCAAAACGTGGAAAACGGACTAAAATACATAGTTTACGGTTTCTTAATGAAGCTTTTTGTAGCGGATCGTCTATCCGTATTCGTGGACGCGATGTACAATCATCCTTCCGAAAAATCCGGAGCGGATCTTTTGGTCGCGACGTATTTTTTTGCGTTTCAGATCTATTGCGACTTTGCCGGTTATTCGAACATCGCGATCGGAACCGCAAAAATTCTCGGGATCGATTTGATGAAGAATTTTGATCGTCCTTATTTTTCCTCCAGCGTCTCCGAATTTTGGGGGCGTTGGCATATTTCTCTTTCCTCCTGGTTTCGGGATTACGTGTATATTCCGTTAGGTGGGAATCGTGTCTCCACGTTTCGACATATTAGTAATCTCTTAATCGTTTTCGGACTTTCCGGAATCTGGCACGGAGCGAATTGGACTTTCGTCATCTGGGGACTTCTAAACGGAATTTATCTTAGTTTGGAAGTTCTGATTCGAAAGGTATTTCCTAAAGAAAAATCGAAACACAATTGGTTTCGAATATTAGGAATTCTGTTTACGTTCCATTGTGTTCTTTTGAGTTGGGTGTATTTCCGCGCGAGTTCCGTAGGAGTCGCGCATGAGATTCTTTCGAGAATATTCGATTTTTCCGCCGGAGAATCTTTGGATTTGATCGTGGAATTTCAAAGGAAGGCGGGTGTTTTCGCGCTCTTTTTATTTCTTTTCTTGGAAGCGATTTTCCCGTTCTGGGAAAAAACGAAGGAAGGTTGGAAAAGATACGGGGACTGGGCGGTTGCGGGTCTCTTTGTTGTTTTGATTTTTACGGGAGGAGTGTTCTATGGATCCAGTTTCATCTACTTCCAGTTCTAAAACTCTACGTTATGTGAGCTTGCTTTTCACTCTTCTTCTTTCCGTTATTGTGTTGGATCGGATTTCCTATTCTTTTTTCTTTTCGCAATACGATAAGATGTTTTCATTGTATAAGAATTTTAAACCCTCGAATGTCCTCATAGTAGGGTCGAGTCATATCCTTTGGGATTTGGATCCCGTCGTCTTAGCGAAAGAATTAAAACAACCCGTCACACTCTTGAATATTCCGGGGGCGAACTTAACACTTCGAAAGGAAATCGTAGGCGAATATATAAGGAAGAATGGAAATCAAAAACCTTCTCTTCTCGTTTTGGAAGCGGATAAATTCGTGTTTCACAAAGGGCGTTATCCCGATTCCGCTTATAAATCCGTAAAGGGTTACTATCACAAGGGATTGTTCACTGATTTTCTGGATCGAAAAGTCTCGGAAGAATCTTTTTTGGAATACTGGATGTTTCGGATTTCCCATTCTTATTCTCTCAATTCTTTTTCCCATTTCATCTTTTCCAAACTCTATGATAAGTATCTTTCTACGATTTTCGTTTGGAGACTGAACGCGAACGAAAGGGAAAACGAAGAAAGAATTGAGAGCTGGAAAAAACAGTATGAAAATCTTTCTCCACAAATCGAAGGCGAAATCGTACAAGAACTTTATGAAATTCTAAAGTTCACTCAGAAGAACGGAGTAAAGGTTGTTCTTTTGGAAACTCCTAACTTTTTCTTTTCGGAGCAAGAGAATTCGAAATACGACGTGGTTCGAAAGGAACTTTCTAAGATCGCGGAAAATTCCGGCGCGGTCTATCTTCGTTTGGATCCTTCCGTTTTCGAAACGAGGTCGGAATTCTTCTTTGACGCCTCGCATCTCAATCTTTTGGGGAAGGCCGCTTATACGGATTATTTTCAAAAAGAGCTTCGAAAAAAATCGTTGTTTTAGATTAGAATTTTTCCTTTTAAGATTTTTTCTCCACAAACGAGGACAACCTCATCCGGAAATATCTTGAATCTTAATATGAATTTGTCGGAGATACGACGACTCTTCCATAAAAGTCGCGGGCCCCACCCTGATTTTGGGTGGAGGGGCGCGGTGGCGGGAAAACCTCGGCGGATTTTTCTTTATCACAAAATTCTACTTTTTGCAAATAAAAAGTGTTCCCTTTTCTCTCGTAGGAACTCCTACAAATTTCGATCGGAGCATTTTTTGATTCTAAATACTTTTTCCAACTTGCGAGTAAGGTTAAGGCGAGGAAGGGAAGGCCGTAGTTGTTTTCGAAGGACGAAATTTAATAAGATTTAAAAACGAACTTAAAACCTTTCGACTCGGATTCGCAGGGCTTTTGTTGTGCGGAATTTAGAAAGTAGATTCGCCGAGTCTTGAGATACGATTCGATCGAGAACCGAAAAGTTTTTTGGAAAAAACTTATTTTTCCTACGTGTGAAGTTCGCCCACGGGACTTCCTATTTCCAACTTTCCAATGAGTTTGGTTTCCCTGTCTACGAAGGCGTCTATGAAAGGATTGAGATCTTTGATTTTACTCGATAGATCGTAACCCGCTTCCATCGTTTCGACTAAGGAAGTCGCGCCTACCATGGAAGCCGCGACTTTAATCGGAGCCATCACAAGTTTGATCATAGGAAGTTTGGAAAGTGAAAAGAAAAAACGAAGAGTATTTCCGACCATCTGAATCTGTTGTTTTCTTTCCTCAAAACGATCGGCTTCGCCCATTGCGGCGTAGAGATTGTCTCTGGAAATCACTCCGTCTTCCATAAGATTATTTTCGATCACTACCTTAGCGGTATCGTAATCGAGAGAATCCGT containing:
- a CDS encoding MBOAT family O-acyltransferase, which encodes MLFNSIHFLIFYPIVAISYFLLPFRFRWILFLLASCYFYMAFIPAYILILAFTIVLDYYLAIWIENANGSKRRTFLILSLSSNIGILIFFKYFNFLLDNTGILYKFLFSSEMPISPLEIILPIGLSFHTFQSMGYIVEVYQGKIKAERHLGYYWVYVMFFPQLVAGPIERAHHLMTQFHQEHKLLFQNVENGLKYIVYGFLMKLFVADRLSVFVDAMYNHPSEKSGADLLVATYFFAFQIYCDFAGYSNIAIGTAKILGIDLMKNFDRPYFSSSVSEFWGRWHISLSSWFRDYVYIPLGGNRVSTFRHISNLLIVFGLSGIWHGANWTFVIWGLLNGIYLSLEVLIRKVFPKEKSKHNWFRILGILFTFHCVLLSWVYFRASSVGVAHEILSRIFDFSAGESLDLIVEFQRKAGVFALFLFLFLEAIFPFWEKTKEGWKRYGDWAVAGLFVVLIFTGGVFYGSSFIYFQF
- a CDS encoding OsmC family protein, translated to MAKELFYSDAKWSGEGVKILLESRGHRWVVDEPESLGGKDEAANPVEYVLGGLASCLGVLISAFSPAFQVELKDFRVHVEGDLDPDGFLGKAPVRTGFQEIRYSIEVESDSPRENQDRLLEHIQKICPVKDTLQGVSVLPLEGVSAL
- a CDS encoding FFLEELY motif protein; the protein is MDPKVLELTRKAVVRATIERLRTTYSDLLIIKGYDGIPNFFEYNLYSPSNKEERDNALESLYEKLKTVAGKSMTDNIHQIILLNRLTDSLDYDTAKVVIENNLMEDGVISRDNLYAAMGEADRFEERKQQIQMVGNTLRFFFSLSKLPMIKLVMAPIKVAASMVGATSLVETMEAGYDLSSKIKDLNPFIDAFVDRETKLIGKLEIGSPVGELHT